One Streptomyces sp. R28 DNA window includes the following coding sequences:
- a CDS encoding YceI family protein, producing the protein MANPDLTALTGDYTIDTAHSTIGFTVRHAMVTNVKGKFLDFSGSLHLDGSEPSASTASIDVKMESIDTGSADRDAHLKSADFFKTDEFPTMTFRSTSAQALDGDDYRITGDLTILGTTKPLTIDLEFNGAAKDPFGNERVGFEGKAEILRSEWGLTWNAALETGGVLVSDKIKLIFDISAIRNA; encoded by the coding sequence ATGGCGAACCCCGACCTGACCGCCCTGACCGGCGACTACACGATCGACACGGCCCATTCCACGATCGGCTTCACCGTCCGCCACGCCATGGTCACCAACGTCAAGGGTAAGTTCCTCGACTTCAGCGGCTCGCTGCACCTGGACGGCAGCGAACCGTCCGCGTCCACGGCGTCCATCGACGTCAAGATGGAGAGCATCGACACGGGCTCCGCGGACCGCGACGCGCACCTCAAGAGCGCGGACTTCTTCAAGACGGACGAGTTCCCGACGATGACCTTCCGCTCGACCTCGGCGCAGGCCCTCGACGGCGACGACTACCGCATCACCGGCGACCTGACGATCCTCGGCACCACCAAACCGCTCACCATCGACCTCGAGTTCAACGGCGCCGCGAAGGACCCCTTCGGCAACGAGCGCGTCGGCTTCGAGGGCAAGGCGGAGATCCTGCGCTCGGAGTGGGGCCTGACCTGGAACGCCGCGCTGGAGACGGGTGGGGTTCTCGTCTCGGACAAGATCAAGCTCATCTTCGACATTTCGGCGATCAGGAACGCCTGA
- a CDS encoding polysaccharide lyase 8 family protein, whose translation MTSQRTGLTRPTRRAVLLAAALLAAATATTATAPAARAADPDPYDALRLRWLDIALGADYDPRAEPYAARLAETGTLARGFRATMAPTPTSLWPGHPYDPPAGITQSYGRLWTMAQAYVQPGTGSTADPALLADVLRGLDHLAVTIYNPSTTRYGNWWEWQIGSPRLLMDLTAALYDHLTEAQIAAACAAVDHFIPDAMLTDYSGTSTGANRVDLCRGVALRGILGRSPAKVALARDALSPVFPYVTKGDGLYADGSFVQHTWVAYSGTYGQVLLDGLGRLFALLAGSEWEVTDPDRQIVLDSVERAYAPLIHDGLMMDGVNGRAISRGYLKSDDRHVMRSDHFHGQGVIAAMALLAGGASAAERERWYGRIKGWIERDTVTPILTARQFGVADLARLHAVAESPVPGTPEPTGHHLFAAMDRAVHRRPGFVANIAMASDRIAYYECGNGENPRGWHTGAGMLSWWADGLGDRADQYTDWYWPTVDWYRLPGTTVSTKRLPDKAGGEWGEPKPDVRWVGGTTDGEYAAIGQHLKGLGSTLEARKSWFCAEDAVICLGAGITCADGVPVETVVDNRKLGEGGTQAFVRGPGWAHLEGHGGWVVPYGDLRTLREDRTGAWADINTTSTTERRTRRWQTLWLDHGTDPTDATYVYVLMPGAGRRKVAIRAAHGTRWLSVLANDRARQAVHVPSLGLTAANFWQPGTAGPLTASAGASVLLRRRGRTATLCVSEPPRTGEPLEITWDHPVRRILRADDTVEILATGRRLRLRVTPGMVCATHRCEVALG comes from the coding sequence ATGACCTCTCAGCGCACAGGGCTCACGAGACCCACCCGCCGAGCCGTCCTGCTCGCGGCGGCGCTCCTGGCCGCGGCCACGGCCACGACCGCCACCGCTCCTGCCGCCCGCGCCGCCGACCCCGACCCCTACGACGCCCTCCGCCTGCGCTGGCTCGACATCGCGCTCGGCGCCGACTACGACCCGAGGGCCGAGCCGTACGCCGCCCGCCTCGCCGAAACGGGCACCCTCGCCCGCGGCTTCCGGGCCACCATGGCCCCCACCCCCACCTCCCTCTGGCCCGGCCACCCCTACGACCCACCCGCCGGCATCACCCAGAGCTACGGCCGCCTGTGGACGATGGCCCAGGCCTACGTCCAGCCCGGCACCGGCTCCACCGCCGACCCGGCCCTCCTCGCCGACGTCCTGCGGGGCCTCGACCACCTCGCCGTCACGATCTACAACCCCTCCACCACCCGCTACGGCAACTGGTGGGAGTGGCAGATCGGCAGCCCCCGCCTGCTGATGGACCTCACCGCCGCCCTGTACGACCACCTCACCGAGGCGCAGATCGCCGCCGCCTGCGCGGCCGTCGACCACTTCATCCCGGACGCGATGCTGACCGACTACTCCGGCACCTCCACCGGCGCCAACCGGGTCGACCTCTGCCGCGGCGTCGCCCTGCGCGGCATCCTCGGCCGGAGCCCGGCGAAGGTCGCACTCGCCCGCGACGCGCTGTCCCCGGTCTTCCCGTACGTCACGAAGGGCGACGGCCTCTACGCCGACGGCTCGTTCGTCCAGCACACCTGGGTCGCCTACTCCGGCACCTACGGCCAGGTCCTCCTCGACGGCCTCGGCCGCCTCTTCGCCCTGCTCGCCGGATCCGAGTGGGAGGTGACCGACCCCGACAGGCAGATCGTCCTCGACAGCGTCGAGCGCGCATACGCCCCGCTCATCCACGACGGGTTGATGATGGACGGCGTCAACGGCCGTGCCATCAGCCGGGGTTACCTCAAGAGCGACGACCGGCACGTCATGCGCAGCGACCACTTCCACGGGCAGGGCGTCATCGCCGCCATGGCCCTGCTCGCGGGCGGCGCGAGCGCGGCGGAACGGGAGCGCTGGTACGGCCGTATCAAGGGATGGATCGAACGGGACACGGTGACACCCATCTTGACGGCGCGCCAGTTCGGCGTCGCGGACCTCGCCCGACTGCACGCCGTCGCCGAGTCACCGGTCCCGGGCACCCCCGAACCGACCGGCCACCACCTCTTCGCCGCCATGGACCGAGCCGTCCACCGCCGCCCCGGCTTCGTCGCCAACATCGCCATGGCCAGCGACCGCATCGCGTACTACGAGTGCGGCAACGGCGAGAACCCGCGCGGCTGGCACACCGGTGCCGGGATGCTCTCCTGGTGGGCCGACGGCCTCGGCGACCGGGCCGATCAGTACACGGACTGGTACTGGCCGACCGTCGACTGGTACCGCCTCCCGGGCACGACCGTCTCCACGAAGCGCCTCCCGGACAAGGCGGGCGGCGAATGGGGCGAGCCCAAGCCCGACGTGCGGTGGGTCGGCGGCACGACCGACGGCGAGTACGCGGCGATCGGGCAGCACCTGAAAGGCCTGGGGTCGACGCTCGAGGCCCGCAAGTCGTGGTTCTGTGCCGAGGACGCCGTGATCTGCCTCGGGGCCGGGATCACCTGCGCCGACGGAGTCCCCGTCGAGACCGTCGTCGACAACCGCAAACTGGGGGAGGGCGGCACCCAGGCCTTCGTACGCGGCCCGGGCTGGGCGCACCTGGAGGGCCACGGCGGCTGGGTGGTGCCGTACGGCGATCTGCGCACCCTGCGCGAGGACCGCACCGGTGCCTGGGCCGACATCAACACCACCAGTACGACGGAGCGCCGCACCCGTCGGTGGCAGACCCTCTGGCTGGACCACGGCACGGACCCGACGGACGCGACGTACGTCTACGTGCTCATGCCCGGCGCGGGCCGACGCAAGGTGGCGATCCGGGCCGCGCACGGCACCCGCTGGCTGTCGGTCCTCGCCAACGACCGTGCGCGCCAAGCGGTGCACGTCCCCTCCCTGGGGCTGACGGCGGCCAACTTCTGGCAGCCGGGTACGGCGGGACCGCTCACCGCGTCCGCCGGCGCGAGTGTGCTGCTCCGCCGCCGGGGCCGTACCGCTACGCTCTGCGTGAGCGAGCCGCCGCGCACGGGCGAGCCGCTGGAGATCACCTGGGACCACCCCGTACGCCGGATCCTGCGCGCGGACGACACGGTCGAGATCCTCGCGACGGGCCGCCGACTGCGCCTGCGTGTCACTCCGGGGATGGTATGTGCGACCCACCGATGTGAGGTGGCTCTCGGCTGA
- a CDS encoding acyl-CoA carboxylase subunit beta: protein MTVLDEAPGEPIDARGRTAELHEIRAQALAGPSEKATTAQHAKGKLTARERIELLLDPGTFREVEQLRRHRATGFGLETKKPYTDGVITGWGTVEGRTVFVYAHDFRIFGGALGEAHATKIHKIMDMAIAAGAPLVSLNDGAGARIQEGVSALAGYGGIFQRNTKASGVIPQISVMLGPCAGGAAYSPALTDFVFMVRETSQMFITGPDVVKAVTGEEITQNGLGGADVHAETSGVCHFAYDDEETCIAEVRYLLSLLPQNNRENPPRADSTDAADRRSDVLLDLVPADGNRPYDMAKVIEEIVDDGEYLEVHERWARNIICALARLDGQVVGIVANQPQSLAGVLDIEASEKAARFVQMCDAFNIPIVTFLDVPGFLPGVDQEHGGIIRHGAKLLYAYCNATVPRISLILRKAYGGAYIVMDSQSIGADLTYAWPTNEIAVMGAEGAANVIFRRQIAEAEDPEAMRARMVKEYKSELMHPYYAAERGLVDDVIDPAETREVLIRSLAMLQTKHADLPSRKHGNPPQ from the coding sequence ATGACCGTTTTGGATGAGGCACCGGGTGAGCCGATCGACGCCCGCGGGCGGACGGCCGAGCTGCACGAGATCCGTGCGCAGGCGCTGGCCGGCCCGAGCGAGAAGGCGACCACGGCGCAGCACGCCAAGGGCAAGCTGACCGCCCGGGAGCGGATCGAGCTGCTCCTGGACCCGGGCACCTTCCGGGAGGTCGAGCAACTGCGCCGGCACCGCGCGACCGGCTTCGGCCTGGAGACCAAGAAGCCGTACACCGACGGTGTCATCACCGGCTGGGGCACGGTGGAGGGCCGTACGGTCTTCGTCTACGCGCACGACTTCCGTATCTTCGGCGGCGCGCTGGGCGAGGCCCACGCCACGAAGATCCACAAGATCATGGACATGGCCATCGCGGCGGGCGCGCCCCTGGTCTCCCTGAACGACGGCGCGGGCGCCCGTATCCAGGAGGGCGTCTCGGCGCTCGCCGGCTACGGCGGCATCTTCCAGCGCAATACCAAGGCGTCCGGTGTCATCCCGCAGATCTCGGTGATGCTCGGCCCGTGCGCGGGCGGCGCGGCGTACAGCCCCGCCCTGACGGACTTCGTCTTCATGGTCCGCGAGACGTCGCAGATGTTCATCACCGGCCCCGACGTGGTCAAGGCGGTGACGGGCGAGGAGATCACCCAGAACGGCCTGGGCGGCGCGGACGTGCACGCCGAGACCTCGGGCGTCTGCCACTTCGCGTACGACGACGAGGAGACGTGCATCGCCGAGGTGCGCTACCTGCTGTCGTTGCTGCCCCAGAACAACCGCGAGAACCCGCCCCGGGCGGACTCCACGGACGCCGCCGACCGCCGGTCGGACGTCCTGCTGGACCTGGTCCCGGCGGACGGCAACCGGCCGTACGACATGGCCAAGGTCATCGAGGAGATCGTCGACGACGGCGAGTACCTGGAGGTCCACGAGCGCTGGGCGCGCAACATCATCTGCGCGCTGGCCCGCCTCGACGGCCAGGTCGTGGGCATCGTGGCCAACCAGCCCCAGTCCCTCGCCGGTGTCCTGGACATCGAGGCATCGGAAAAAGCTGCGCGCTTTGTCCAGATGTGTGACGCTTTTAACATCCCGATCGTCACTTTCCTGGACGTCCCCGGGTTCCTCCCGGGCGTCGACCAGGAACACGGCGGAATCATCCGGCACGGCGCGAAGCTCCTCTACGCCTACTGCAACGCGACCGTGCCGCGGATCTCGCTGATCCTGCGCAAGGCGTACGGAGGTGCCTACATCGTCATGGACAGCCAGTCCATCGGTGCCGACCTCACCTACGCCTGGCCGACGAACGAGATCGCCGTGATGGGCGCGGAAGGTGCGGCCAACGTCATCTTCCGCCGGCAGATCGCCGAGGCCGAGGACCCCGAGGCCATGCGGGCCCGCATGGTCAAGGAGTACAAGTCCGAGCTCATGCACCCGTACTACGCGGCCGAGCGTGGCCTGGTGGACGACGTGATCGACCCCGCGGAGACCCGCGAGGTGCTCATCCGCTCCCTGGCGATGCTCCAGACCAAGCACGCCGACCTGCCGTCCCGCAAGCACGGCAACCCCCCGCAGTAA
- a CDS encoding acyl-CoA carboxylase subunit epsilon, translating to MNTSDIRVEKGHAEPEEVAAITAILLARAAAQASDTAPSHRGRAKAGWRRLEREPGFRAPHSWR from the coding sequence ATGAACACCTCTGACATCCGCGTCGAGAAGGGCCACGCCGAGCCCGAGGAAGTCGCGGCCATCACCGCGATCCTCCTGGCCCGCGCCGCCGCCCAGGCGTCCGACACCGCCCCGTCCCACCGCGGCCGCGCGAAGGCGGGCTGGCGCCGTCTGGAGCGCGAGCCCGGGTTCCGGGCCCCGCACAGCTGGCGCTGA
- a CDS encoding ATP/GTP-binding protein produces MDFASSSGGPSRSTTSAKIVVAGGFGVGKTTFVGAVSEINPLRTEAVMTSASAGIDDLTHTGDKTTTTVAMDFGRITLDQDLILYLFGTPGQDRFWFMWDDLVRGAIGAIVLVDTRRLADCFPAVDYFENSGLPFVIALNGFDGNQPYNPDEVREALQIGPDTPIITTDARHRADAKSALITLVEHALMARLR; encoded by the coding sequence GTGGACTTCGCAAGCTCTAGCGGCGGTCCTTCCCGCTCCACCACCTCGGCGAAGATCGTGGTGGCGGGTGGCTTCGGCGTGGGCAAGACCACGTTCGTCGGGGCCGTTTCGGAGATCAACCCGCTGCGCACAGAGGCCGTGATGACTTCCGCTTCGGCGGGCATCGACGACCTCACTCACACCGGAGACAAGACGACCACGACGGTCGCCATGGACTTCGGTCGTATCACCCTGGACCAGGACCTGATCCTGTACCTGTTCGGCACCCCCGGTCAGGACCGCTTCTGGTTCATGTGGGACGACCTGGTGCGCGGCGCCATCGGCGCCATCGTGCTGGTGGACACCCGCCGTCTCGCCGACTGCTTCCCCGCGGTCGACTACTTCGAGAACAGCGGGCTGCCGTTCGTGATCGCGCTGAACGGCTTCGACGGCAACCAGCCGTACAACCCGGACGAGGTCCGTGAGGCCCTCCAGATCGGTCCGGACACCCCGATCATCACGACGGACGCCCGCCACCGCGCGGACGCCAAGTCGGCGCTGATCACGCTGGTCGAGCACGCGCTGATGGCGCGGCTGCGGTAG
- a CDS encoding DUF742 domain-containing protein, with protein sequence MATPPGGSSSGNWSYGPGQGQNDGSQNPNRYNFPSTPSQRQPYAPQGPGPSPYDQPSAPRIQPVQPQRRAPEPAPAGSTNNPLVRPYAMTGGRTRPRYQLAIEALVHTTAQPHQMQGQLPEHQRICNLCREIKSVAEVSALLTIPLGVARILVADLAEAGLVAIHQPGGDENAGGQPDVTLLERVLSGLRKL encoded by the coding sequence GTGGCAACACCCCCAGGCGGTTCATCGTCGGGTAATTGGTCGTACGGCCCTGGCCAGGGCCAGAACGACGGTTCCCAGAACCCGAACCGTTACAACTTCCCCTCCACACCGAGCCAGCGGCAGCCGTACGCACCCCAGGGCCCCGGCCCCTCGCCGTACGACCAGCCGTCGGCGCCGCGTATCCAGCCGGTGCAGCCGCAGCGCCGCGCTCCTGAGCCGGCGCCCGCCGGTTCGACGAACAACCCCCTGGTGCGTCCGTACGCCATGACCGGCGGACGGACGCGCCCGCGCTACCAGCTCGCCATCGAGGCGCTGGTGCACACCACCGCGCAGCCGCACCAGATGCAGGGCCAGTTGCCCGAGCATCAGCGGATCTGCAACCTCTGCCGCGAGATCAAGTCGGTGGCGGAAGTCTCCGCCCTCCTGACGATCCCTCTCGGCGTGGCCAGAATCCTCGTCGCCGACTTGGCGGAGGCGGGCCTGGTCGCCATCCATCAGCCCGGCGGCGACGAGAACGCCGGCGGCCAGCCAGACGTGACACTGCTCGAAAGGGTGCTCAGTGGACTTCGCAAGCTCTAG
- a CDS encoding roadblock/LC7 domain-containing protein, which yields MSQAAQNLNWLITNFVDNTPGVSHTVVVSADGLLLAMSEGFPRDRADQLAAVASGLTSLTAGASRIFEGGSVNQTVVEMERGFLFLMSISDGSSLAVLAHPEADIGLIGYEMALLVDRAGTVLTPDLRAELQGSLLN from the coding sequence ATGAGCCAGGCGGCACAGAACCTGAACTGGTTGATCACCAACTTCGTGGACAACACCCCCGGGGTGTCGCACACGGTGGTGGTCTCCGCCGACGGACTCCTTCTGGCGATGTCCGAAGGCTTCCCGCGCGACCGCGCCGACCAGCTCGCGGCCGTCGCCTCCGGTCTGACGTCTCTGACGGCAGGCGCCTCCCGCATCTTCGAGGGTGGAAGCGTTAACCAGACAGTTGTGGAGATGGAGCGGGGATTCCTCTTCCTCATGTCCATCTCCGACGGTTCGTCGCTCGCCGTTCTGGCCCACCCCGAGGCGGACATCGGCCTCATTGGGTACGAGATGGCGCTTCTGGTCGACCGTGCCGGTACCGTCCTCACGCCGGACCTGCGTGCGGAGCTCCAAGGCAGCCTGCTCAACTAA
- a CDS encoding nitrate- and nitrite sensing domain-containing protein, whose product MRRSKSSPEPSARGNFTPPPRGAAPAPVPGSEPTAAPAPSGGRLSPRNWRVPTRLNAILLIPVMVGLVMGGFQVKSSIDTWQEAEDAENTARLVRASLFYADALYNERDITAAPLLQGKGEDDQTVTTARANTDKAADEFDAAAQNMPQKPGLERRLKLFRDAEPKLADLRAAAYTNKLTGVQTEEGYVEVAHPLTEFANELGLGTGNITSYGRTVYAIELTKAALSLQRSIGMHLLVKPGPTASSFASQRVALSSYAYLEGIAVEEYKGGGTEADAQKLENAKKEIAAEGAAMAKEAAAKDPDYVPPPANPTNMVKLLVGLESPAPSARAALAEKGVTAQNWWAVNTLKFNAYRQIETDLADTAVNEASNISDDAKRDALITGAAVVVALLAAFILAGMVARQMSRAMRQLRNAAFGIAEQRLPMLVDQLSRTDPGRVDTRVQPIPINTRDEIGEVARAFDQVHREAVRLAAEQALLRGNINAIFTNLSRRNQSLIEGQLTLITDLENNEADPDQLENLFRLDHLATRMRRNGENLLVLAGEEPGRRWDQPVPLVDVLRAASSEVEQYERIELSGVPEAEIHGRAVTDLVHLLAELLENATTFSSPQTKVRVTATRLPDGRVMIEIHDKGIGLTAEDFADINHKLANPPTVDAAISQRMGLFVVGRLSDRHGIRVQLRPSGEQAGTTSLVMLPDAITHGGGGEQQQHPVADEFTVSQIIPEQHFQGENFNQVPMRTAAELGFDDSRYTEVPDDIRELDPVGRSLMREERRAALEAQAHGPESPEAPGYDDFTGQPAYDGQSGFPEQRGGFDPQPSYEEQRQSYEEQRQTPYEEQQRAAYDEQQRPSYDDTYYAPNGGLQQNDTFSSGSGYPEPSYPEAPREEPTAASASAPETFPAFEQRRHQDDWPQSNGYRNGYQDQYAPETESAQADDSNERDHVGFDRPGPASSAAHTMTDAGLPRRGSAPSGTNGARPVRQESPAPTPESNGDSSWRSSNDERWQQASQLRKPKAGGVTSSGLPRRVPKANLVEGAAETTPQGGPQISRAPEDVRGRLSNLRRGVQRGRSAGSETNGQATRNQHGGPDSTYNQER is encoded by the coding sequence GTGAGGCGAAGCAAGAGCAGTCCCGAGCCGTCGGCCCGGGGCAACTTCACCCCGCCGCCGCGCGGAGCGGCGCCCGCCCCTGTGCCCGGATCGGAACCAACGGCGGCGCCCGCACCGAGCGGCGGCCGTCTCTCGCCGCGCAACTGGCGCGTGCCGACCCGGCTGAACGCGATCCTCCTCATACCCGTGATGGTCGGCCTCGTCATGGGCGGCTTCCAGGTGAAGAGCTCGATCGACACCTGGCAGGAGGCCGAGGACGCGGAGAACACCGCGCGTCTGGTCCGGGCCTCCCTGTTCTACGCCGACGCCCTCTACAACGAGCGTGACATCACCGCAGCGCCGCTGCTGCAGGGCAAGGGCGAGGACGACCAGACGGTCACCACGGCCCGCGCCAACACGGACAAGGCAGCCGACGAGTTCGACGCCGCCGCGCAGAACATGCCGCAGAAACCGGGCCTGGAGCGCCGTCTGAAGCTGTTCCGGGATGCCGAGCCGAAGCTCGCCGACCTGCGCGCGGCGGCCTACACCAACAAGCTCACCGGTGTGCAGACCGAAGAGGGCTACGTCGAGGTCGCGCACCCTCTGACGGAGTTCGCCAACGAGCTCGGTCTGGGCACCGGCAACATCACCTCCTACGGCCGCACGGTCTACGCCATCGAGCTCACCAAGGCGGCCCTGTCGCTGCAGCGCTCCATCGGCATGCACCTGCTGGTCAAGCCCGGCCCCACCGCGAGCAGCTTCGCCAGCCAGCGGGTCGCTCTCTCCTCGTACGCCTACCTTGAGGGCATCGCCGTCGAGGAGTACAAGGGCGGTGGCACCGAAGCCGACGCGCAGAAGCTCGAGAACGCCAAGAAGGAGATCGCGGCCGAGGGCGCGGCCATGGCCAAGGAGGCCGCGGCCAAGGACCCCGACTACGTCCCGCCGCCGGCCAACCCGACCAACATGGTCAAGCTCCTCGTCGGCCTCGAGTCCCCCGCCCCCAGCGCCCGCGCCGCACTCGCCGAGAAGGGCGTCACCGCACAGAACTGGTGGGCGGTGAACACCCTCAAGTTCAACGCCTACCGCCAGATCGAGACCGACCTGGCGGACACCGCGGTGAACGAGGCCTCCAACATCTCCGACGACGCCAAGCGCGACGCCCTCATCACCGGTGCCGCGGTCGTGGTCGCCCTGCTCGCCGCGTTCATCCTGGCCGGCATGGTCGCCCGCCAGATGTCCCGCGCGATGCGCCAGCTGCGCAACGCCGCCTTCGGCATCGCCGAGCAGCGCCTGCCGATGCTGGTCGACCAGCTCTCGCGCACCGACCCGGGCCGCGTGGACACCCGCGTCCAGCCCATCCCGATCAACACCCGTGACGAGATCGGCGAAGTCGCCCGCGCCTTCGACCAGGTCCACCGCGAGGCCGTCCGGCTCGCCGCCGAGCAGGCCCTGCTGCGGGGCAACATCAACGCGATCTTCACCAACCTCTCGCGCCGCAACCAGTCGCTGATCGAGGGCCAGCTGACCCTGATCACCGACCTGGAGAACAACGAGGCCGACCCGGACCAGCTGGAGAACCTCTTCCGCCTGGACCACCTCGCGACCCGTATGCGCCGCAACGGCGAGAACCTCCTCGTCCTCGCCGGCGAGGAGCCCGGCCGCCGCTGGGACCAGCCGGTCCCGCTGGTCGACGTGCTGCGTGCCGCCTCCTCCGAGGTGGAGCAGTACGAGCGCATCGAGCTCTCCGGCGTCCCGGAGGCCGAGATCCACGGCCGCGCCGTGACCGACCTCGTGCACCTGCTCGCCGAGCTGCTGGAGAACGCCACCACGTTCTCCTCCCCGCAGACCAAGGTCCGCGTGACCGCGACCCGTCTCCCCGACGGCCGCGTGATGATCGAGATCCACGACAAGGGCATCGGCCTCACCGCCGAGGACTTCGCGGACATCAACCACAAGCTGGCCAACCCGCCGACCGTGGACGCCGCGATCTCGCAGCGCATGGGCCTGTTCGTGGTCGGCCGGCTGTCCGACCGGCACGGCATCCGCGTCCAGCTGCGCCCCTCCGGCGAGCAGGCCGGCACCACCTCGCTGGTCATGCTGCCGGACGCGATCACCCACGGTGGTGGCGGCGAGCAGCAGCAGCACCCGGTCGCCGACGAGTTCACCGTCTCGCAGATCATCCCGGAGCAGCACTTCCAGGGTGAGAACTTCAACCAGGTGCCGATGCGTACGGCCGCGGAGCTCGGCTTCGACGACAGCCGCTACACCGAGGTTCCCGACGACATCCGCGAGCTGGACCCCGTCGGCCGCTCCCTGATGCGCGAGGAGCGCCGTGCGGCCCTGGAGGCCCAGGCCCACGGCCCGGAGTCCCCCGAGGCACCCGGGTACGACGACTTCACCGGTCAGCCGGCCTACGACGGCCAGAGCGGCTTCCCCGAGCAGCGCGGCGGGTTCGACCCGCAGCCGTCGTACGAGGAGCAGCGCCAGTCGTACGAGGAGCAGCGGCAGACGCCGTACGAGGAGCAGCAGCGGGCTGCGTACGACGAGCAGCAGCGGCCGTCGTACGACGACACGTACTACGCGCCGAACGGGGGCCTGCAGCAGAACGACACCTTCTCGTCGGGCAGCGGCTACCCCGAGCCCTCGTATCCGGAGGCGCCCCGCGAGGAGCCGACGGCCGCGAGCGCCTCGGCCCCGGAGACCTTCCCGGCCTTCGAGCAGCGGCGCCACCAGGACGACTGGCCGCAGTCGAACGGCTACCGCAACGGGTATCAGGACCAGTACGCTCCGGAAACGGAATCTGCGCAGGCCGATGACTCGAACGAGCGCGACCACGTAGGCTTCGACCGTCCGGGACCGGCCTCCTCCGCCGCCCACACCATGACCGACGCCGGGCTCCCCCGCCGTGGATCCGCCCCGAGCGGCACCAACGGCGCTCGGCCGGTGCGGCAGGAATCGCCGGCCCCCACGCCGGAGAGCAACGGCGACAGCAGCTGGCGCTCGTCCAACGACGAGCGGTGGCAGCAGGCCTCGCAGCTCCGGAAGCCCAAGGCGGGCGGGGTGACCTCCTCCGGCCTGCCGCGGCGGGTGCCCAAGGCCAACCTGGTCGAGGGAGCCGCCGAGACCACCCCCCAGGGAGGTCCACAGATCTCCCGCGCTCCCGAAGACGTCCGGGGCAGGCTGAGCAACCTGCGCCGCGGGGTCCAGCGGGGCCGCAGCGCGGGAAGTGAAACGAACGGCCAGGCCACCAGGAATCAACACGGTGGTCCTGACAGCACCTACAACCAGGAGCGTTAG
- a CDS encoding ATP/GTP-binding protein, whose translation MDFASSEPGRATTSAKIVVAGGFGVGKTTFVGAVSEINPLRTEAVMTSASAGIDDLTHTGDKTTTTVAMDFGRITLDQDLILYLFGTPGQDRFWFMWDDLVRGAIGAVVLVDTRRLADCFPAVDYFENSGLPFVIALNGFDGHQPYTPDEVREALQIGPDAPIITTDARHRADAKSALITLVEHALMARLR comes from the coding sequence GTGGACTTCGCAAGCTCTGAACCGGGCCGGGCGACCACCTCCGCCAAGATCGTGGTGGCGGGTGGCTTCGGCGTGGGCAAGACCACGTTCGTGGGCGCCGTCTCGGAGATCAACCCGCTGCGCACCGAGGCCGTCATGACCTCCGCGAGCGCGGGCATCGACGACCTCACGCACACCGGGGACAAGACCACCACCACGGTGGCCATGGACTTCGGCCGTATCACCCTGGACCAGGACCTGATCCTGTACCTCTTCGGTACGCCCGGCCAGGACCGCTTCTGGTTCATGTGGGACGACCTGGTGCGCGGTGCCATCGGCGCCGTCGTCCTGGTCGACACCCGCCGCCTCGCCGACTGCTTCCCCGCGGTCGACTACTTCGAGAACAGCGGGCTCCCCTTCGTCATCGCCCTCAACGGCTTCGACGGACACCAGCCGTACACGCCCGACGAGGTGCGCGAGGCGCTGCAGATCGGTCCGGACGCGCCGATCATCACCACAGACGCCCGACACCGTGCCGATGCCAAGAGTGCGCTGATCACGCTGGTGGAGCACGCGCTGATGGCCCGGCTGAGGTAG
- a CDS encoding DUF742 domain-containing protein, translated as MTPPTASHDPYAEPYEDEGDQPLVRPYAMTGGRTRPRYQLAIEALISTTADPAALMGLLPEHQRICHLCREVKSVAEVSALLSMPLGVARILVADLAEAGLVAIHQPGGDENNGGAPDVTLLERVLSGLRKL; from the coding sequence ATGACCCCGCCCACCGCCTCTCATGATCCGTACGCGGAGCCGTACGAGGATGAGGGCGATCAGCCGCTGGTACGTCCGTACGCGATGACCGGCGGCCGGACCCGGCCGCGCTACCAGCTGGCCATCGAGGCCCTGATCAGCACCACGGCCGACCCGGCAGCACTCATGGGGCTCCTCCCGGAGCACCAGCGCATCTGCCACCTGTGCCGTGAGGTGAAGTCGGTCGCCGAGGTCTCCGCGCTGCTGTCCATGCCGCTGGGCGTGGCCAGGATCCTGGTCGCGGACCTCGCTGAGGCCGGCCTGGTCGCCATCCACCAGCCGGGCGGCGACGAGAACAACGGCGGCGCTCCGGATGTGACGCTGCTCGAAAGGGTGCTCAGTGGACTTCGCAAGCTCTGA